The bacterium genome has a window encoding:
- a CDS encoding ADP-ribosylglycohydrolase family protein, whose translation MRCAPVALRWRADGAALIRESQNSSLVTHHDPRCVWSCVAFNAGLAAAVNGVELDWGQLARLLEEAGAPREVAEIVGRPRRGGVGSLHLDKDGIGFTIKALDVAVHALRRAPDFEETLIEIVAAGGDTDTNGAIAGAALGARFGADAVPRRWLERIRDIDRVQAAADALFDAGVPA comes from the coding sequence TGATGCGCTGCGCGCCGGTGGCGCTCCGCTGGCGGGCCGACGGCGCGGCGCTGATCCGCGAGAGCCAGAACTCGTCGCTCGTGACGCACCACGACCCGCGCTGCGTCTGGAGCTGCGTCGCCTTCAACGCCGGGCTCGCCGCGGCGGTGAACGGCGTCGAGCTCGACTGGGGGCAGTTGGCGCGGCTGCTCGAGGAGGCCGGCGCGCCGCGCGAGGTCGCGGAGATCGTGGGCCGGCCGCGCCGCGGCGGCGTCGGCTCGCTGCACCTCGACAAGGACGGGATCGGCTTCACGATCAAGGCGCTCGACGTCGCGGTCCACGCGCTGCGGCGCGCCCCCGACTTCGAGGAGACGCTGATCGAGATCGTCGCCGCGGGCGGCGACACCGACACCAACGGGGCGATCGCGGGGGCCGCCCTGGGCGCGCGGTTCGGCGCCGACGCGGTGCCGCGGCGCTGGCTGGAACGGATCCGCGACATCGACCGCGTGCAGGCGGCCGCGGACGCGCTCTTCGACGCCGGCGTTCCGGCGTAG
- a CDS encoding thioredoxin domain-containing protein, translating into MVRKAVVVSAIALCALSSAYAAVQQPPTQPAASTQPASPAAAVVDGATLSIADVEQEAAPALARIDEQRRALMRDALARLIDRALLAKAAAKSGLAPGAYLAAEVEGRVKAPTDAEATQDYERRRAEYGGQAFEAVRTMILERLASERRRDAEAAVRRELRAKADVKILLDEQRWSVDSTAAPADGPAGAPVVVVLFNDFQGPISQDAYAALKRLRAIYGDRLRAVWRELPAEHHADAARAAAAARCAHRQGKYGVYRDRVFAAGSGALDDAALRGYAKELGLDEKRFAACLDKNETADELRADAEAAARAGAAGPPTFYVNGRRVAGAATVDELSALVEDELARAKTR; encoded by the coding sequence CCGCCGACGCAGCCGGCGGCCTCGACGCAGCCCGCGTCCCCCGCGGCGGCGGTCGTGGACGGCGCGACCCTCTCGATCGCCGACGTCGAGCAGGAAGCCGCGCCGGCCCTCGCCAGGATCGACGAGCAGCGCCGCGCGCTGATGCGCGACGCGCTGGCCCGGCTGATCGACCGCGCGCTCCTCGCCAAGGCCGCGGCCAAGAGCGGGCTCGCCCCCGGCGCCTACCTCGCCGCCGAGGTCGAGGGACGCGTGAAGGCGCCGACCGACGCCGAGGCGACGCAGGACTACGAGCGGCGCCGCGCCGAGTACGGCGGACAGGCGTTCGAGGCGGTGCGGACGATGATCCTCGAGCGGCTCGCCTCGGAGCGCCGGCGCGACGCCGAGGCCGCCGTGCGCCGCGAGCTGCGCGCCAAGGCCGACGTCAAGATCCTGCTCGACGAACAGCGCTGGAGCGTCGATTCGACCGCCGCGCCGGCCGACGGCCCCGCCGGCGCGCCGGTGGTCGTCGTCCTCTTCAACGACTTCCAAGGGCCGATCTCGCAGGACGCCTACGCCGCGCTGAAGCGGTTGCGCGCGATCTACGGCGACCGCCTGCGCGCGGTCTGGCGCGAGCTGCCGGCGGAGCACCACGCCGACGCCGCGCGGGCCGCCGCCGCGGCGCGCTGCGCGCATCGGCAAGGGAAGTACGGCGTCTACCGGGACCGCGTCTTCGCCGCCGGCTCGGGCGCGCTCGACGACGCCGCGCTGCGCGGCTACGCCAAGGAACTGGGGCTCGACGAGAAGCGCTTCGCCGCCTGCCTCGACAAGAACGAAACCGCCGACGAGTTGCGCGCAGACGCCGAGGCGGCGGCCCGCGCGGGCGCCGCGGGCCCGCCGACCTTCTACGTGAACGGCCGCCGCGTCGCCGGCGCCGCGACCGTGGACGAGCTGTCCGCGCTCGTCGAAGACGAACTGGCCCGCGCCAAGACGCGCTGA